A genome region from Catenulispora sp. EB89 includes the following:
- a CDS encoding ABC transporter permease — protein sequence MITDFRHRRAGMAGLGFLALTALAALAAPLFISSKDLSAVFAPGMPRQAPSGRFLLGTDAYGRSMVAVTIWGARISLTVGLLATLLAVGIGALVGVAAGHFGGWVDTVLMRVTDWFLVLPVLVLATALASVLTPGVSTVVIAIGVTAWPTTARVVRAQTLSVESRPYIERARALGGGHWHVMRRHILPNVMPLMLAQATLTVSAAILTEATLAFLGLSDPTKVSWGTTLQLARAVGAVSAGDWWILLPPGAAIVAVALAFTLVGRALEQVLNPRLQERM from the coding sequence GTGATCACCGACTTCCGTCACCGGCGCGCCGGCATGGCCGGGCTGGGCTTCCTGGCGCTGACCGCCTTGGCCGCGCTGGCAGCTCCCTTGTTCATTTCTTCCAAGGACCTCTCGGCGGTGTTCGCGCCGGGGATGCCGCGGCAGGCCCCGTCGGGGCGGTTCCTGCTCGGCACCGACGCCTACGGCCGCTCGATGGTCGCCGTGACCATCTGGGGCGCGCGGATCTCGCTGACCGTGGGATTGCTGGCCACGCTGTTGGCGGTCGGGATCGGGGCCCTGGTCGGCGTCGCGGCCGGGCATTTCGGCGGCTGGGTGGACACGGTGCTGATGCGGGTCACCGACTGGTTCCTGGTGCTGCCGGTGCTGGTGCTGGCCACGGCGCTGGCGTCGGTGCTGACACCGGGGGTGAGCACGGTGGTGATCGCGATCGGCGTGACGGCGTGGCCGACGACGGCGCGCGTGGTGCGGGCCCAGACGCTGTCGGTGGAGTCGCGGCCGTACATCGAACGGGCCAGGGCGCTCGGCGGCGGGCACTGGCACGTGATGCGGCGGCACATCCTGCCGAACGTCATGCCCCTGATGCTGGCCCAGGCCACGCTGACGGTGTCGGCGGCGATCCTGACCGAGGCGACGCTGGCGTTCCTGGGGCTGAGCGATCCCACGAAGGTCTCCTGGGGCACGACGTTGCAGCTGGCGCGGGCGGTCGGGGCGGTCAGCGCCGGGGACTGGTGGATCCTGCTGCCGCCGGGCGCCGCGATCGTCGCGGTGGCGCTGGCTTTCACGCTGGTCGGGCGGGCACTGGAGCAGGTGCTGAACCCGCGGCTTCAGGAGCGGATGTGA
- a CDS encoding ABC transporter ATP-binding protein — MEDLRVSYKTAAGPVSAVRGVDLALPVGGRLGLAGESGCGKSTLAGAVLRLLPKSADVSGRILLDGADVQTMTWGRLRAVRWAEASIVFQGAMHSLNPVRRVGDQIAEPILLHDRGVGRAAADRRVATLLDQVGLVAARASAYPHELSGGQRQRVMIAMALACAPRLIVADEPTTALDVMIQAQILRLIGELVAEHGISLLMISHDLAVLAEHCDRLAVMYAGRITEEGPAREVFADARHPYGRALAGAFPRIGDAASRRGPRGLPGDPPDPARLPEGCAFAPRCAFAAEECRVAEPALAAAGDGRTAACVRMDVVREAL, encoded by the coding sequence TTGGAAGACCTGCGCGTCTCCTACAAAACGGCGGCCGGACCGGTCTCGGCGGTGCGCGGCGTGGACCTCGCACTCCCCGTCGGCGGCCGCCTGGGGCTGGCCGGCGAGTCCGGTTGCGGCAAGTCGACGCTGGCCGGCGCGGTCCTGCGGCTGCTGCCGAAGTCGGCGGACGTCTCGGGGCGGATCCTGCTGGACGGCGCGGACGTGCAGACCATGACCTGGGGCCGACTGCGGGCCGTGCGCTGGGCCGAGGCCTCGATCGTGTTCCAGGGCGCGATGCACTCGCTGAACCCGGTGCGGCGCGTCGGCGACCAGATCGCCGAGCCGATCCTGCTGCACGATCGCGGCGTCGGCCGCGCCGCCGCCGACCGTCGGGTGGCGACGCTGCTGGACCAGGTGGGGCTGGTGGCGGCGCGTGCGTCGGCATATCCGCACGAGCTGTCCGGCGGGCAGCGGCAGCGGGTGATGATCGCGATGGCGCTGGCGTGCGCGCCGCGGCTGATCGTGGCCGACGAGCCGACCACGGCGCTGGACGTGATGATCCAGGCGCAGATCCTGCGGCTGATCGGCGAGCTGGTGGCCGAGCACGGCATCAGCCTGCTGATGATCAGCCACGATCTGGCGGTGCTGGCCGAGCACTGCGACCGGCTGGCGGTGATGTACGCGGGACGCATCACCGAGGAAGGCCCGGCCCGCGAGGTCTTCGCCGATGCGCGGCATCCGTACGGCCGCGCGCTGGCCGGGGCGTTCCCGCGCATCGGCGACGCGGCTTCGCGGCGCGGGCCGCGCGGGCTGCCCGGCGATCCACCGGATCCGGCGCGGCTGCCGGAGGGGTGTGCGTTCGCGCCGCGCTGCGCGTTCGCCGCTGAGGAGTGCCGGGTGGCCGAGCCGGCGTTGGCGGCTGCTGGGGATGGGCGGACGGCGGCGTGCGTGCGGATGGACGTTGTGCGGGAGGCGTTGTGA
- a CDS encoding ABC transporter ATP-binding protein translates to MRADGRCAGGVVSTEIVAAPVLSVRELSVSYRARNGRGRARAVDGVDLDIAPGEIVALVGESGCGKSTLARALTGLVVPTAGQVLRSGVPVSYRSRALKAYRRGVQLVLQDPTGALNPRRTVYEAVAEGLRIHGKSALGGFPDEKAKVADALSRAGLRPPERFFGLHPHQLSGGQRQRVVIAGALVLDPQVLVADEPVASLDASVRGEILKLLLDLRAGARLSALVVTHDLGLAWNIADRVAVMYLGRIVETGTVEEVLTAPRHPYTRALLSVVAESGAEPVILTGETPDSAAIPAGCRFHPRCPLVASGEAERLGVAGRCLTVDPEPLPASGRHAACHATGVP, encoded by the coding sequence GTGCGTGCGGATGGACGTTGTGCGGGAGGCGTTGTGAGTACGGAGATAGTTGCGGCGCCGGTGTTATCTGTCCGCGAGCTCTCCGTCAGCTACCGGGCCCGCAATGGTCGCGGCCGCGCTCGCGCCGTCGACGGCGTCGATCTCGACATCGCTCCCGGCGAGATCGTGGCCCTGGTCGGCGAATCCGGCTGCGGCAAGTCGACCCTGGCGCGTGCACTGACCGGTCTCGTCGTGCCTACTGCCGGGCAGGTTCTTCGTAGCGGCGTGCCGGTGTCCTATAGATCGCGCGCGTTGAAGGCCTATCGGCGGGGCGTGCAGTTGGTGCTCCAGGACCCGACCGGCGCCCTCAACCCGCGCCGCACCGTCTACGAGGCCGTCGCCGAAGGCCTGCGCATCCACGGCAAGTCCGCCCTCGGTGGCTTCCCCGACGAGAAGGCCAAGGTCGCCGACGCCCTGTCCCGCGCGGGCCTGCGTCCTCCCGAACGCTTCTTCGGCCTGCATCCCCATCAGCTGTCCGGCGGACAACGCCAGCGAGTCGTGATCGCCGGGGCGCTCGTGCTCGATCCGCAGGTTCTCGTCGCCGACGAGCCGGTGGCCTCGCTGGACGCGTCGGTGCGTGGCGAGATCCTGAAGCTGCTGCTCGACCTGCGGGCGGGCGCCAGGCTGTCGGCGCTGGTCGTCACGCACGATCTCGGGCTGGCGTGGAACATCGCCGACCGGGTCGCGGTGATGTATCTGGGGCGGATCGTGGAGACCGGGACCGTGGAGGAGGTGCTCACCGCGCCGCGGCATCCTTATACGAGGGCGCTGCTGTCGGTCGTGGCCGAGTCCGGCGCGGAGCCGGTGATCCTGACCGGCGAGACCCCGGATTCCGCGGCGATTCCCGCCGGTTGCCGCTTTCATCCGCGGTGTCCGCTTGTCGCCTCCGGCGAGGCGGAGCGGCTCGGGGTGGCGGGGCGGTGTCTGACGGTCGACCCGGAGCCGCTGCCCGCCTCCGGGCGGCATGCCGCGTGCCACGCCACCGGGGTTCCGTAA